One Corynebacterium yudongzhengii DNA window includes the following coding sequences:
- a CDS encoding response regulator transcription factor, with protein sequence MIRIALCEDEALIASSLATLLSLEDDLDIAVVTGSGEELIAWWRKALATDNPRADIVVMDLHLGGLDGIATTEQLLELDEDVQVLVVTSHARPRALKRALAAGAKGFLTKTSSAEEFASAIRTVHAGRRHIDADLAAQVISAGESPLTEREAEVLEAAGTGSSVDDIAAKVHLAPGTTRNYLSSAMGKVGAANRFEAFQRARELGWI encoded by the coding sequence ATGATCCGCATCGCGTTGTGCGAAGACGAAGCGCTGATCGCCAGCTCCTTGGCCACGTTGTTGTCCCTGGAAGACGACCTGGATATCGCCGTGGTGACCGGCTCGGGCGAGGAACTCATCGCCTGGTGGCGAAAGGCTCTGGCCACCGATAACCCGCGTGCCGACATCGTGGTCATGGACCTGCACCTCGGTGGCCTCGATGGTATTGCCACCACCGAGCAACTCCTCGAGCTCGACGAAGATGTGCAGGTGCTGGTGGTCACCAGCCATGCCCGACCCCGCGCCCTGAAACGTGCCCTGGCGGCCGGGGCGAAGGGCTTTTTGACGAAAACCTCCTCAGCCGAGGAGTTCGCCTCCGCCATTCGGACCGTGCACGCCGGCCGCCGCCACATCGACGCCGACCTGGCCGCGCAGGTCATTTCCGCCGGCGAATCCCCGCTCACCGAGCGCGAGGCGGAAGTCCTCGAAGCCGCGGGCACCGGCAGTTCGGTCGACGACATCGCCGCGAAAGTCCACCTCGCGCCGGGCACGACCCGCAACTACCTGTCGTCTGCGATGGGGAAGGTAGGAGCGGCGAATCGCTTCGAAGCCTTCCAGCGTGCCCGCGAACTCGGGTGGATTTAG